A window of Watersipora subatra chromosome 10, tzWatSuba1.1, whole genome shotgun sequence genomic DNA:
caagccacaaaatataatgattggtgtgataagggTTTCTTCTATCTCAGTTTATTGATGTAATAACATTAGGcagtaatagaactatctcttaaccttaaatgaataaaaatcgtgctgacccggtccgacctAATCTTGGCCATCATTGCTGATCCcgagtctggtccgaccctgcattccttgatCTTGTTCCAGCTCTAGTTAAGAAAGCTGTTggttccatttccctgatcagatcaaaacttcacaggctcatcctattttgtcatgtttagttcaacatgatattagtctattcacctagccagggtctggatctttgagtgggtgggctatttgccccccctcTTTTTTCtcctttctctcttttccccttctcacttcttctttggagaaggggaaaagagaaaaTGGGGATatgagagggtggcaaataaagccctgatggctcatgacttGTTCGCAACACTTCAtaccttttatagttttaatctaaggtggttatcagatattatcacataattgctttagtttactggattatgtatccaaggtttttatgtaaaaataaatgtaatttttgtcaaattctcctcataagcttcattgttgccagcagtgcagtcaagcattaggtacaatacaatgacgttacgtcatgctatttaagcctgacaggctttttccctattggccaatctaggtatatatatctatggtaataAGGAAAAGAGTGTGATGCCCAAGCTTTTACTTGCAGTCACAAGTTGGACTAGTTCCCAATGTAAATAAACCAAGcagcattttattgcaaatatagCGCAAGCCAAAAAATGATCTAGACACATGAAAAAAACAAAGATACTCGATGTTCTTGACAAGATACTGTGAAGTAGCAGAGTAACAGTTACATTAACGTAATAAAGTGAAAGGGATGATTATTTTTTGGGTCACTCAACCAAAAAACAAAACGAACATGTGTTATAGAACATTtgttaaagttatatatacactgATGCCTGATATTACCGCTGCTTGTGAGGAATGTTGAACGCGGTGGACATTTTTAAACATTACAACACTTTTACATGTAAGTTAAATTTCAGACAAAGCAAACTAAAGTTTTTTATGTGTCTTTTTTTACCTTTACAGAGAAAATACAGAACAGCAACATCATACAGCAGAAGTAATTAAGCTTGTTTTGTAGAAATTAATAATTTCTCCATAAGCCAGGGTTTTCAGTAATATCTGGATGTTTTTCTTAAGCGCACTCACATGAGTGGTTTGTTTACAAATTAATAACACTTGTTTTAGCTAGTTAAACCATCTTGCATCTTTTCTATTTGAAGCTGCCCATAAAACATAATAGTCTTGTGTGCCACTGTTACTATTTTGATAACGATCAGTACCTTTGCCCAAAAAAGTGTAGCAGGAAATGACTTCTACTTCATAAATGGCCGGTGTAGGTAAAACAAAATGTAtgctgacatacatgtatatgtcaacACGCATTTATGCACAAAtaattatgtgcatatataagcCACTCCGACACTAGATAGCCAGCTCAATAAGATGATTGACAGTAATCTGTCAACCAGACGGCCCATTATATTAAATCTGGTCCTTAAATTTATCCACTTGAAAAGTATTTATCTTTATtatgcttattttatttagtatacattaatagtataatatacaatataatatataatataattgttcaACATTTCCTATGGTTCTCGTAGTTGTATAAACAATGCTATATAGTCTTTGTTTAAATGAGAGGTTACTTTCATGACGTGAATAAGTCTTTGACTTGTATTCATATACATGAAAATCAcattaaatagaaaaattagTAAAGATGCCCTACTCTTTATGGGGATTCCTTAAAAATAATTGATTAAAGTACTTCTATGCAAAAAAGTCATAGCTGTGTTTTTAAAAGCAGTTAAATGCTGAAAAAAATATATCCAAATTATTTGTTCTGACAAGCACTGGTTGATCTTGAGCATGCTTTGATGACTAGACGAAGACCTTGAGTACAGTCAAAgcaagcaagcaaaaagttgtAGAGCTTGTACAAGGCACGGCAGTGTTGTAGTACTGTTCTGTTGTAGTCAATGTTGTCTGATTATGATAAGAAGCTATTAAGTCATTCGTATTGCAGTAATTGGTTCGACAGCGGCAAATCACCGAACCATATGCTTCAATGCAGCCatctatgaagtttaattcatcAAGTTCCTCAATGCCACATGACTTGCTCACTAAAAACAATATTAACTTATAAGTGTAATGTATAATGACGACATGATGATGATAATGAGTATAagtataattataataagatgaagatattataattataataatgacgATAATAAGTATAATGACGATATGTTACCAACAAAATTTGCTAGAATTATTTAATGCTTAAACTTGCATCTTGAACTGTCTGGAACGACACTCAACACAAAAAACATTGCTGTATTACAACATTTTCTTTGCATCAAGTCAAAGTCTTTGATTGCAAGCTGTGAGCATCCAAGGTGTATTGTAAAAT
This region includes:
- the LOC137406410 gene encoding uncharacterized protein, coding for MDLKNILMLVGMMLGGSYAISCYNCGNCDNDVNVRFDCSTLFDTDSCYITYVESTDTVSKSCGIEELDELNFIDGCIEAYGSVICRCRTNYCNTNDLIASYHNQTTLTTTEQYYNTAVPCTSSTTFCLLALTVLKVFV